In a genomic window of Phragmites australis chromosome 14, lpPhrAust1.1, whole genome shotgun sequence:
- the LOC133889966 gene encoding 18.8 kDa class V heat shock protein-like: MDYYPMEEEVHHPWQWQWRLSLLSSPLRQANHVSWEETAAAHLFSANLPGVRKEEIRVEVEDARYLAIRTELDEGEGDGRRRSFSRKFRLPGMVDVDGISAEYTQGVLTVTVPRMHTLARPVVDVVGPGPARDSVARAA, encoded by the exons ATGGATTATTACccgatggaggaggaggtgcaCCATCCATGGCAGTGGCAGTGGCGCCTCTCCCTCCTGTCTTCTCCTCTCCGGCAGGCCAACCATGTCAGCTGGGAGGAGACCGCTGCCGCGCACCTCTTCTCCGCCAACCTCCCCG GCGTGAGGAAGGAGGAGATCagggtggaggtggaggacgcGAGGTACCTCGCCATCCGCACCGAGCTGGACGAGGGCGAGGGCGACGGCCGCCGGAGGAGCTTCAGCAGAAAGTTCCGGCTGCCAGGGATGGTGGACGTCGACGGCATCTCGGCGGAGTACACCCAGGGCGTGCTGACCGTGACGGTCCCAAGGATGCACACGCTGGCCCGGCCCGTCGTCGACGTCGTCGGCCCTGGCCCGGCCCGTGACTCTGTGGCACGGGCTGCCTGA